The Dehalococcoidia bacterium region CCCTATAGTTCCTGACATAGAAAAAGTATTACAAACTTGGGTAGAAAATATTCCCGTCGAGGCAAGGCCTCAAAACGAGTATTTATTCTAAAAACAAAACCGGATTGGAGCTTATATGTCTAGAGAAATTGATGAAATCAAGTACGAAGTTGCTATGGCTACGAGAATACTTTCGCACATGGGACTTGCGACTGGTGTCACTGCTGCATTAGGACATGTCAGCATGAGGGTACCAAACCAGCCTGATAAGTTTGTAGTCAAGGGTAGAGGGTATGCAATAGACGCCCTAGAGGAAATGCAGTACTACGACATGATTGTTTGTGATCTTGAGGGCTATAAAATTGACGGTCCAGCAAGATCGACTCAATGCTCTGAAGTCAAAATCCATTCCTCGATCTATAAATCCAGGCCTGATGTTCATTCAGTAGTTCACGTCCATCCTAGAAATGTCGTATTGATGACTGTTCTTGGAGAACCTATCAAGCCGATGGCACAAGAAGGGGCTCCAATGGTGCAGGCACAGCCACATCCTCTTTATCCGCACACAAAGACCGTATGGAGTGATGAAGAAGGAACTGACTTAGCTAAAACTCTCGGTGATAGCAAATTTGTACTTATGCAAGGTCATGGCGCATCTATGACCGGCAAAACTCCCGAAGATTCGGTCATCAGCATGCTTCAGCTTGAAGAGCAGGCTAGAATGAATTACTGGGCCCTGGTAGCCAAAGGAAGTGATCATCCTTTTATCCCAGACACTCTAGTTAATGAGATAACCGATAGGCCTCCTCAGCATGAATACCCGCATTTTAAAGAGCTCATGCGTGCTATAGGAGGAAATCCTCCTAGAGACGGTGTTTGGAATTCGTATAAAAAGAAAGTTTCTGGCGGAATGGTAGCTCCATAAGAACCTATTTATTCGCATCATAGAATTATTCTGCCCGGCATATCATGGAGCCACATCTTGCAAAATAAGAACGAGTCTTTATGAAAATTATGCTCGTAACTGACGCTTGGCGTCCTCAAGTTAATGGCGTGGTGCGTACCTATGAAAATGTAATTTCTCATATAGAGCGTAACGGTACTCACAAATTCGAAATTATCGAACCTTCCTTGTTTGCCACAGCACCCCTTCCCGCTTACCCGGAAGTTAAGATGGTTCTACAACCTTGGAAAGTAGGAGGAATGCTGAAAGACGCGGCATTTGATGCAATACATATTGCTACAGAAGGCCCACTAGGGGTAGCCGCTAGGATTTGGTGCAATCGAAAAAAAATCCCCTACACCACTGCATACCACACTAGGTTCCCGGAGTATTTCCATGAATACCACGGGGTCCCAACAAGAATTGGATATCGATATATCGACTGGTTTCACAAAAAATCAGAGAGAATTTTTGTACCTACAGAAACAATGAAGAACGAGCTTGAGAAAAATAATATCAAACCAGAAAAAATCATATGGCCAAGGGGAGTGAATAAATCAATTTTCAATCCTCAAAGACGGCGTGCTTTTGCTGAGTATGAGCGCCCAATTTGGCTATATGCAGGGCGCGTAAGCGTAGAAAAAAGCATTGAAGATTTCCTTAAGCTTCCTGCCGCAGGAACAAAAATAGTAGTAGGAGATGGGCCTAGCAAAGCAACGTTGCAATCCAAATATCCTAATGTAGTGTTCACTGGTTACAAATACGCTGAAGAATTAGCTGAATATTACGCTTCCGCAGACGTTTTCGTATTCCCAAGTAAAACAGATACATTTGGAGTCGTTATTCTAGAAGCAATGTCCTGTGGTACACCTGTAATAGCCTATGATGTCACGGGGCCACGGGATATTCTAACTTCAGGCGTTTCTGGGTATTGTTCAGAGAAATTAAGTGAATTATGCGAACCTGCATTATTACTAGATAGGCAGGCAGTTTATGACGATAGCACGCAATGGACTTGGGAAAGAGTAGCCGAAATTTTTTTGGATAATATAGTTCTGCACCCGGGAACTCGAGATTTACGTAGCATGGATGAGTGATGTGTGCTAATATCCGCCTATGAAATTTGGATTCAATTTCACCATATTGACATGTTGCTGTTGCCGTAAAATGTAAGGCCGCAGGCTAACACGCTTTAATTTACACTGCGCCCTTCTCAGCTAATCAATGAGAAGGGCGCGGCTTTTTGAATAACAGGGAGGCTTTTATGACTACACGTGCACCAGTGCCAATTGTTCGAGGTGTGAAAACTATAGAAGAAAAACTCAAAATGGATTATTCCAAAGGAGTTCTTCCGTATATCCCAGAAGAGGTTGATGATTTTGAAACTGAAGCTACCAGGTATTTGAATGGTGAATGGCCGTCAGAAGCTGAATTCATCATGTACCGGCTAGTACGCGGGGTGTACGGTCAGCGGCAACCAGACGTGCAAATGATGCGTATCAAGGTACCAGGTGGCGCAATGACCGCAGATCAAATGGACGCTTTTGGCGAACTGGTTTCGAAATATGCGCCTCTTAAGAAAGGGCACGTAACTACTCGTGAAAATATACAAGTTCATTTCGTAAAACTTGATGATACGCCACATGTAATGAGAATCCTCGGTGAAGCAGGCCTTGTCACTCGTGAGGCTTGTGGGAATACGGTACGAAACGTTGCGGGCGATCCTTTGTCTGGTGTAAAGCCAGAAGAACCTTTTTATGTAGCTCCTTACCTGACCGCCTATGCAAGATATTTTGTCAGGCATGAATATACTCAAGTGTTGCCAAGGAAATGGAAAACCGCCTTCTGTAGTGGAGGAGATGATGAAGTCGTTGCTGATATACACGATTTAGCTTTCATTCCTAAAATTAAAGACGGAGAGAAAGGGTTTGAGATCAGAATTGGGGGCGGGACTTCAATTATGCCTCGGACGGCTTGGGTATTATCTGAATTTACGCCTGTTTCTGAATATTTAAAAATTGCAGAAGCCGCAATACGAGTCTTTCATCGAACTGATGAGTTGCGAAAAAACAAAATGAGAGCTCGAATTAAGTTCTACGTAGATAGAATCGGTATCGAAGCTTTTAAAGAAGAAGTGAATAAAGAGCTAAAAGGTGATTGGGCAAAAGCAGATTTCGATCCAACTCCATGGATGGAACTTCCTCCAGAGATGATTGATGAGCCGCCTGCGCTAGTTGATGTCGACTCGTCACGCATTGAACCAGATTTCCTTAAATGGAAAAAAACAAATACTTTGGCTCAGCAACAAGAGGGTTACTACGTCGTGTACGTCACTCTTCCGCTTGGCGACATTAGTGAGGCACAATTCCCTCTACTTTCAGATGCTGCACGAAAATATGCAGGTGGTCGAATCCGCTTAACAACTGAGCAAAATTTAGTATATCGGTGGGTGCCTGAAGGTCATTTACATGCATTTTGGAGTGACTTAAAGAAAATGGGCCTCTCTGAAGACGGAGCTAATCAAATTACTGATGTTGTTTCCTGCCCAGGCACTGACAGTTGCAAAATGGGAATCACTTCTTCAATGGGTGTCGCTAGCGCGCTACGCGAAACACTGAGACAAAGCGCCTTTGAAGATCCTATGGTCAACAGCTTACATGTAAAAGTAAGTGGATGTCCTAATGGTTGCTCACGCCATCACATAGCTAACATTGGATTTCACGGGGCAGCTACGAAAGGTGATGGGAATCAAGTACCTGCCTACGAAGTATTTCTCGCAGGTAATTATGGCAACCAAGATCCAGTAAGATTTGGACATCGCGTCAAAGCAAAGGTTCCGGCTAAAAGAGTTCCATTATTCATGAATGAGATTATTTCTTTTTACCAAGATAATCGCTCAAAAGAAGAGCCTTTCAACGATTTTGTTGATCGAGTTGGAACTGAGCCTTTTGAGAAGCTTGCTGATCAATTTAGAGACGTAGGCTCCTTAAATAAAGAAAACCTAGATACTTATATGGATTGGGGTAAAACCATTCTGTATAAACTTGAACGCGGCGAAGGCGAATGTGCAGTATAGAACCTGTACTTGCTTGATAGAAACATCTTTAAAAATCCAAAAGGGTTCCTAAAAAGAATCTTTTTGGGTTTTTGGGAGATCTAAATGTCCATCTCTCGGCTAAAAGCATTAGACCATGCAGAGTCAATTATTAATCGACCTAGAGGTGAAACTAACCTCGTATTGCGGTGCAACAAAAATGGGTTTTCTCTCTTACATAATGGACGTGTCCTCACAAAAACCCATGCATCCAAAGTAGGTCAGCTCCAGGCAAACGCCTTAGCAATGGTACTTGGAATTGAATTACCTCAAAAAATTGGCGACGAGATCACCGCAAGTGTTGCTACTGGAGTGCTCTATCGAGCCATCAGCGCTTCGTGCCTAGACTTAAGGAAAAATGAAGCCTTGATTGTATTAAATCAATTGCTTTCCACCGCTGCTTTACAACGAGGCATATTCAAAACTTTAGAAATTAACTAACCTTACGAAAAACAAAACCTGTGTAAGGGGGCCTAATGACGCTTGATATGTCTTTCGCCATAACAGCATATGATCGTGTTTTACCATTAATAACTGGTGAAATAAAACCTGACGGAATTGAATTAGATTATCAGGGAATGCCTGGTGCAGTACCGAGGGTTTTTTACGAGCAGATCAAATTCAATAGGTACGATGTATCCGAAATGTCCATGTCCTCCTATTTGAGAATGCGCCCGCTAGGGTTCCCTTATCGAATGCTCCCCATTTTTCACAATCGCACTTTTTCCTATACAAACGTTTATACCCGCAAGGCATCTGGAATTCGGCAGGATCATCCGGAAGATTTGAAAGGCAAGCGCTTTGGAATTGGAGACTACCAGCAATCAGTAGGGCTATGGACGCGGGGGATATTAAAATTGGAATGGGGTATTGAGCCTGAGGACATGACATGGTTCATGGAACGGAGCGAGCATTTCAGCCATACGGGCGCTTCAAAAGAAGCAGGTCTCAGTCTTCCAAAAGATTTAGATCTTCGTTACGCTCCCACTGATTTCAGTTCCATGTACCTCAACGACGAGCTAGATGCCTCCATAGGAATTGGGCAGATGCGAGGGTCTGGAATTGATCGACAGCAAAGCGTCAATCTGCTCCAAAACCCTGATTTTCCAACCCTCTTTTCAGATCCTAAATCTGAGGCTATTAGGTTTTTTCAAAAGCATGGCGTCTTCCCCCCGCATCACGTCACAGTAGTACGGGAGAGCATTTTAAATCAAAATCCATGGGTTGCCGTAAGTCTTATGGAAGCTTTCGAAACATCAAAACGTCTTGCGATTGAAAGAATTCGTACTTTGCCCCCTACCCTCTATGTTTTTGGCTCTCAATACCAAAGAGAATTAGACGCAGTTTTTGGAAACGATCCTTTTGCATATGGAATAAGTGCAAACGCAAAAGCATTAGATATGGCTCAAAATTTCTCGCTGGAACAAGGGCTAACTAGTGAAAAACTAGATTGGGCAGAAATATTCCCCGAAGAACTATTTTACCGAGAAGAACGAAACGACAGCCCTGAGCCAACAAAGCCGCTTACGCACTAAGATGTTGATTTCCGTGGTGTTACGAAAAGTAGCACCGCGGCCATCATCCATAGAACAGTAAGCACCATCAGAGTAAGAGAATAATCTTCTGTAGAATCGTAATAGAATCCAGCAATTAGTGGCATTACCAGAGTCCCAACAGATTGCACTGCCATCATGTAGCCACGAATGGTTGAATATGATTTTCTTCCGAATAACTCCCCCACTATTGACCATGTTAGTGGATACAGGCAGCTAGAAGCAGATAAAACTGCTACGGCAATCCATAACGATATCCCTGTCCCGCCTAATCTCAAAATGAAAATAGCTATTCCCAAAAATATGCAAGCGATAGATGCTATTAATAGCCGTCCATACCGATCTGCAAGGGTGCCAACAAAAATTACAGTGAATGCAGAACCCAGTGCCAAAAAGGTAAGCATCATAGCACCTTGGACTTCCGTTAAGCCTTTCCAAACCATAATTGGGACAAAATGGATACCTAGTGTGGCTATCGCTCCACCAAAAATTGTAGAAGAAATTGCTAACATCCAGAACCGTATTGTTTTCATAGCTTGCATACTATCCATACCCTCTAAAACAATTAGATATCCCTTAGCTTTTCTGATAGGGAGCTCTTGACTTCCAGATACTGATTTATTGGTACCATCTGGTTGTAATCCCAATTCTTCAGGGGTGTTCCTAGATGCGTATGCTGTGGGGAGTCCGATAGCCAGGACCAGCAAACCAGCTATTCCGGAAGCAGTACGCCACCCCCAGCTGTCTATCGAGTAAGCCAACACAGTAATAATTATTAGGGATCCAAGCCCCGACCCACCTTGCATTAATGAAAAAGCTGTAGATTTATATCTATCGAACCAGTTGTTAATTATTCCTGACGACGCGTTAAAAGCAACATTCAACATTACCAAGCTAATAGGACCTAGAAAAATTAAAAATAATATTAGGATATTGGGGGCAAGTCCTAATAAAAAATAGCCTATGCATCCAATAAGCACACTAATTATTAAAACTCTACGTGGTCCCCATCGATCCATTAATATACCGCTTACAGGCGCCGAAATCCCTCCAATTACGCCGCCCAAAGCAAACATTAAAGAAGAGACGCTTCTACCGAGCCCTAAAGATTCTTCCAAAGGGATGACAAATAAAGTGTTACCCAAGATATATACCCCAT contains the following coding sequences:
- a CDS encoding class II aldolase/adducin family protein: MSREIDEIKYEVAMATRILSHMGLATGVTAALGHVSMRVPNQPDKFVVKGRGYAIDALEEMQYYDMIVCDLEGYKIDGPARSTQCSEVKIHSSIYKSRPDVHSVVHVHPRNVVLMTVLGEPIKPMAQEGAPMVQAQPHPLYPHTKTVWSDEEGTDLAKTLGDSKFVLMQGHGASMTGKTPEDSVISMLQLEEQARMNYWALVAKGSDHPFIPDTLVNEITDRPPQHEYPHFKELMRAIGGNPPRDGVWNSYKKKVSGGMVAP
- a CDS encoding glycosyltransferase family 1 protein; this encodes MKIMLVTDAWRPQVNGVVRTYENVISHIERNGTHKFEIIEPSLFATAPLPAYPEVKMVLQPWKVGGMLKDAAFDAIHIATEGPLGVAARIWCNRKKIPYTTAYHTRFPEYFHEYHGVPTRIGYRYIDWFHKKSERIFVPTETMKNELEKNNIKPEKIIWPRGVNKSIFNPQRRRAFAEYERPIWLYAGRVSVEKSIEDFLKLPAAGTKIVVGDGPSKATLQSKYPNVVFTGYKYAEELAEYYASADVFVFPSKTDTFGVVILEAMSCGTPVIAYDVTGPRDILTSGVSGYCSEKLSELCEPALLLDRQAVYDDSTQWTWERVAEIFLDNIVLHPGTRDLRSMDE
- a CDS encoding nitrite/sulfite reductase yields the protein MTTRAPVPIVRGVKTIEEKLKMDYSKGVLPYIPEEVDDFETEATRYLNGEWPSEAEFIMYRLVRGVYGQRQPDVQMMRIKVPGGAMTADQMDAFGELVSKYAPLKKGHVTTRENIQVHFVKLDDTPHVMRILGEAGLVTREACGNTVRNVAGDPLSGVKPEEPFYVAPYLTAYARYFVRHEYTQVLPRKWKTAFCSGGDDEVVADIHDLAFIPKIKDGEKGFEIRIGGGTSIMPRTAWVLSEFTPVSEYLKIAEAAIRVFHRTDELRKNKMRARIKFYVDRIGIEAFKEEVNKELKGDWAKADFDPTPWMELPPEMIDEPPALVDVDSSRIEPDFLKWKKTNTLAQQQEGYYVVYVTLPLGDISEAQFPLLSDAARKYAGGRIRLTTEQNLVYRWVPEGHLHAFWSDLKKMGLSEDGANQITDVVSCPGTDSCKMGITSSMGVASALRETLRQSAFEDPMVNSLHVKVSGCPNGCSRHHIANIGFHGAATKGDGNQVPAYEVFLAGNYGNQDPVRFGHRVKAKVPAKRVPLFMNEIISFYQDNRSKEEPFNDFVDRVGTEPFEKLADQFRDVGSLNKENLDTYMDWGKTILYKLERGEGECAV
- a CDS encoding MFS transporter: MPKVEFYGWKIVALMIGPRSAGNGVYILGNTLFVIPLEESLGLGRSVSSLMFALGGVIGGISAPVSGILMDRWGPRRVLIISVLIGCIGYFLLGLAPNILILFLIFLGPISLVMLNVAFNASSGIINNWFDRYKSTAFSLMQGGSGLGSLIIITVLAYSIDSWGWRTASGIAGLLVLAIGLPTAYASRNTPEELGLQPDGTNKSVSGSQELPIRKAKGYLIVLEGMDSMQAMKTIRFWMLAISSTIFGGAIATLGIHFVPIMVWKGLTEVQGAMMLTFLALGSAFTVIFVGTLADRYGRLLIASIACIFLGIAIFILRLGGTGISLWIAVAVLSASSCLYPLTWSIVGELFGRKSYSTIRGYMMAVQSVGTLVMPLIAGFYYDSTEDYSLTLMVLTVLWMMAAVLLFVTPRKSTS